Proteins encoded within one genomic window of Hevea brasiliensis isolate MT/VB/25A 57/8 chromosome 8, ASM3005281v1, whole genome shotgun sequence:
- the LOC110634676 gene encoding GABA transporter 1 has product MQGEMETVVPNYINISKADKETDPGELDAGALFVLKSRGSWLHCGYHLTTSIVGPVIFSLPFALALLGWGPGILSITLAALVTFYSYNLLSVVLEHQAQLGKRQLRFRDMARDILGPGWGKYFVGPLQFATCYGAVIACSLLGGQSLKFIYLLYDSNGEMKLYQFIIIFGAATLVLAQMPSFHSLRHINLVSLILILAYSACATAGSIYIGNSKNAPPKDYSINGSQENRFFGAINAISIISTTYGSGIIPEIQATLVPPVKGKMFKGLCICYAVIVTTYFSVAISGYWAFGNQAKGIILTNFAGDGNPLLPSWFFLITNIFTLMQLIAITVIYLQPTNELFEKWFANSKMDQFSIRNVVPRLIFRSLSVIIATLFAAMLPFFGDILALFGAFGIIPLDFILPMVFYNITFKPSKQSLLFWINTLVAIISSILVVIGAIASVRQIVLDAKTYSLFANM; this is encoded by the exons ATGCAGGGAGAGATGGAAACTGTGGTTCCAAACTATATCAACATATCGAAAGCAGATAAGGAAACTGATCCAGGAGAACTTGATGCTGGTGCACTGTTTGTCCTCAAATCGCGAG GATCATGGTTACACTGTGGATATCATTTGACAACATCCATTGTTGGTCCTGTgatctttagtcttccctttgcTCTGGCCTTGTTAGGATGGGGCCCTGGAATTTTAAGCATAACTCTTGCAGCTCTAGTGACTTTCTATTCATACAATCTGTTGTCTGTGGTTTTGGAGCATCAAGCACAACTTGGCAAGCGTCAGCTTCGATTCCGAGACATGGCCAGAGACATTCTAG GACCTGGATGGGGCAAGTATTTTGTGGGTCCACTTCAATTTGCAACATGCTATGGTGCTGTTATTGCCTGCTCTCTTCTTGGGGGGCAGAGCCTTAAG TTCATTTACCTTCTGTACGACTCTAATGGAGAAATGAAGCTGTACcagtttataattatttttggAGCTGCAACATTAGTTTTGGCACAAATGCCATCCTTCCACTCTCTAAGGCATATTAACCTTGTCTCTTTGATCCTCATTCTTGCTTACAGTGCTTGCGCCACTGCTGGTTCTATATATATTG GAAATTCTAAGAATGCACCTCCTAAGGATTACTCCATAAATGGATCTCAAGAAAATCGATTTTTTGGTGCTATTAATGCCATTTCAATCATCTCTACCACATATGGAAGTGGAATTATTCCTGAAATACAG GCAACTTTAGTTCCTCCTGTAAAGGGGAAAATGTTCAAGGGCTTATGCATCTGCTATGCTGTGATAGTCACTACATATTTCAGTGTTGCAATCTCTGGGTATTGGGCATTTGGCAATCAGGCTAAGGGGATAATTCTTACCAATTTTGCAGGTGATGGCAACCCATTGTTGCCTTCTTGGTTTTTCTTGATAACCAATATTTTCACTCTCATGCAACTAATTGCTATAACTGTG ATTTACTTGCAACCAACAAATGAATTGTTCGAGAAATGGTTCGCTAACTCAAAAATGGATCAATTCTCTATTCGCAATGTCGTTCCAAGGTTGATCTTTCGATCATTATCAGTTATTATAGCTACTTTGTTTGCTGCAATGTTACCTTTCTTTGGAGATATCTTGGCATTGTTTGGAGCATTTGGAATCATTCCTTTGGATTTCATTTTGCCAATGGTGTTTTACAACATAACTTTCAAACCATCCAAACAAAGCCTATTGTTCTGGATTAACACATTGGTAGCTATAATCTCTTCAATTTTGGTAGTTATTGGGGCTATTGCATCAGTTAGACAGATTGTTCTTGATGCCAAGACATATAGCTTGTTTGCTAACATGTAA